One window of Myxococcus fulvus genomic DNA carries:
- the nusA gene encoding transcription termination factor NusA, whose protein sequence is MPTQQANPSVNLNLVLDQVAKDKGIDRAVLIATLEDAMKTAAKKHFGQDRNLEAKYDPEKGVVELFQAITVVEEITDPVQAVNQITLGESHKKGMEVEPGDELVFQIFYRDEDANEAKAQDDQYGDILRLKTFRRGFGRIAAQTAKQVILQRTRDAERENVFNEYKDRKNEIVTGIARRFERGNIIVDLGRAEAVLPVREQVPRETYRPGDRVQAYVLDVLRESKGPQIVLSRASVNLLTKLFEMEVPEIAEGIVVIEAAAREPGGRAKIAVSSRDSDVDPVGACVGMKGSRVQAVVQELRGEKIDIVPYDEDPARFVCSALAPAEVSRVIIDEANHAMELIVPDDQLSLAIGRRGQNVRLAAQLTGWKLDINSESRVREMREFANRSLGALPGVNEMLVETLYAHGFRQARDVAEANAEMLAQIPGVDPARVPSMQEAARKRMVEDQAELSRMDYEREQARIAEARRHPDELNQSERMARVRGVGEKTIEQLQSSGYRTVEDIANEKDLAKLGDVPGVGIKKARQLKSAAENYLVEEAKLRAELNAERGISAATLDGGAEATKSP, encoded by the coding sequence ATGCCCACGCAGCAAGCCAACCCGAGCGTCAACCTCAACCTCGTCCTGGACCAGGTCGCCAAGGACAAGGGCATCGACCGGGCTGTGCTGATTGCCACCCTCGAGGATGCGATGAAGACCGCGGCCAAGAAGCACTTTGGCCAGGACCGCAACCTCGAGGCCAAGTACGACCCCGAGAAGGGCGTGGTGGAGCTGTTCCAGGCCATCACCGTGGTGGAGGAGATCACCGACCCCGTGCAGGCGGTGAATCAGATCACCCTCGGTGAGTCCCACAAGAAGGGCATGGAGGTGGAGCCCGGCGACGAGCTCGTCTTCCAGATCTTCTACCGGGACGAGGACGCCAACGAGGCCAAGGCCCAGGACGACCAGTACGGCGACATCCTGCGCCTGAAGACCTTCCGCCGCGGCTTCGGCCGCATCGCCGCGCAGACGGCCAAGCAGGTCATCCTGCAGCGCACCCGCGACGCCGAGCGCGAGAACGTCTTCAACGAATACAAGGACCGCAAGAACGAGATCGTCACGGGCATCGCCCGCCGGTTCGAGCGCGGCAACATCATCGTGGACCTGGGCCGCGCGGAGGCCGTCCTGCCGGTGCGCGAGCAGGTCCCGCGTGAGACGTACCGCCCGGGCGACCGCGTCCAGGCCTACGTGCTGGACGTGCTGCGCGAGTCCAAGGGCCCGCAGATCGTCCTGTCCCGCGCGTCCGTGAACCTGCTCACCAAGCTGTTCGAGATGGAGGTGCCCGAAATCGCCGAGGGCATCGTCGTCATCGAGGCCGCCGCGCGCGAGCCGGGTGGCCGCGCGAAGATCGCCGTCTCCAGCCGGGACTCCGACGTGGACCCGGTGGGCGCGTGCGTGGGCATGAAGGGCAGCCGCGTGCAGGCGGTGGTGCAGGAGCTGCGCGGGGAGAAGATCGACATCGTCCCGTACGACGAGGACCCGGCGCGCTTCGTGTGCTCGGCCCTGGCCCCCGCGGAGGTCAGCCGCGTCATCATCGACGAGGCCAACCACGCCATGGAGCTCATCGTCCCGGACGACCAGCTCAGCCTGGCCATCGGCCGGCGCGGCCAGAACGTGCGCCTGGCGGCCCAGCTGACGGGCTGGAAGCTGGACATCAACAGCGAGAGCCGCGTGCGGGAGATGCGCGAGTTCGCCAACCGCTCGCTCGGCGCGCTACCGGGCGTCAACGAGATGCTGGTGGAGACGCTCTACGCGCACGGCTTCCGCCAGGCCCGGGACGTGGCCGAGGCCAACGCGGAGATGCTGGCGCAGATCCCCGGCGTGGACCCCGCCCGCGTGCCCTCCATGCAGGAGGCCGCCCGGAAGCGGATGGTCGAAGACCAGGCGGAGCTGTCCCGCATGGATTATGAAAGGGAGCAGGCCCGCATCGCCGAGGCGCGCCGCCACCCCGACGAGCTGAACCAGTCCGAGCGGATGGCGCGCGTGCGCGGCGTTGGCGAGAAGACCATCGAGCAGCTGCAGTCGTCCGGCTACCGCACGGTGGAGGACATCGCCAACGAGAAGGACCTCGCGAAGCTGGGCGACGTCCCGGGTGTGGGCATCAAGAAGGCCCGCCAGCTCAAGAGCGCGGCGGAGAACTACCTTGTGGAGGAGGCCAAGCTGCGCGCGGAGCTGAACGCCGAGCGCGGTATTTCGGCGGCGACCCTGGACGGTGGCGCGGAAGCCACCAAGTCGCCGTAA
- a CDS encoding YlxR family protein: MCVGCGSKRPQAELTRFVVGPGGAIVVDRERRLPGRGAYLCGVGCMTAALKRKAFARAFRGKAGLLDPSQLG; the protein is encoded by the coding sequence ATGTGCGTCGGATGCGGGTCCAAGCGACCGCAAGCAGAGCTCACCCGGTTCGTGGTAGGCCCCGGGGGCGCCATCGTGGTGGACAGGGAGCGGCGGCTGCCCGGACGGGGCGCCTACCTGTGCGGTGTCGGTTGCATGACGGCAGCGCTGAAGCGGAAGGCGTTTGCAAGGGCCTTTCGCGGGAAGGCGGGGTTGTTAGACCCGTCGCAGCTCGGGTAG
- the infB gene encoding translation initiation factor IF-2, whose amino-acid sequence MSKKRVHEIAKELKGHGIELDNKEVVNELSALGYDVKSHSSSLDDDQATAAVQKILDKRKPKQAAPPVTAKGFVVRRKVGPPAGASGDAGMESQSADAGYEGVPESAPEAPPQAVSHTIEAAPPTVEEPPRHVEPPAPAVESAPAPVAESAPVAAAPVTPPASTVAESPAPVAPPVAAEAPKAPVEAPRAPVAPPAAAAQPRPPSQESTHLPQPPPRSPVPPTVRTPSSPSSSATVVSRGPAPGYGQRSGPPGNRPGGPGGPGGRPGGPGGPGGRPGGPGGPGGGRPGGPGGQGGRPGGPGGRPSYPSYQGQGARPGQGPVRPSTSPSAQASAGGTAAPQGPTIMVGGVPHAQVTPTGGQARPTATQAVVISRPLIQVRRVTPTAGQAKQYPMAPGRAGIPERREYKVVPDHLGRGRELVDVSKNKERGQRKRTSGDTTSVSKQELTDMVWGRVTIPIRGKKRKPTKKGAKTQITQMAEEKKVIKLQEGISVSDLGQRMGVRTPEIIKKLMSQGKMATANQMVDADTAELLATDYGWKVVRVGFEVEDYLPEVEARPEDERPRPPVVTIMGHVDHGKTSLLDAIRSANVASGEAGGITQHIGAYSITTARGDVTFLDTPGHEAFTSMRARGANVTDIVVLVVAADDGVMPQTVEAIKHAKAAEVPIVVAINKMDVPGANPDRVKKDLANHELTPEEWGGDTIMVPVSAKTKQNLDLLLENLALQAEVLELTSNPNRPSVGAIIEAKLDRGRGPVATVLVQEGTLKLGDAVVTGSHYGRVRAMNNSRGEQVKEVKPGYCAEVIGLSGVPSAGDAINVVADEKAAKQIAEHRNMKERQTELSKVSRESLEQLFAKTKAGGGPKELRVVIKADVQGSAEAVKQAVQKLSTHKVKVEIVHTGVGAITEGDVMRAAASKGVVLGFNVNPESGAEAAAKAQEVTLQSYSIIYELIDGVRSQMEGLLEPIRTEKKLGRAEVRNTFNVPRLGTIAGAAVLDGVMKRGAFVRLMRENKQLFSGKMASLRRFKDDVKEVAQGFECGIGIESFNDLKAGDIIEAYEIEETRQSLT is encoded by the coding sequence ATGTCGAAGAAGCGCGTCCACGAAATCGCCAAGGAGCTCAAGGGCCACGGCATTGAGCTCGACAACAAGGAGGTCGTAAACGAGCTGTCCGCGCTCGGGTACGACGTCAAGAGCCATTCGTCCTCCCTCGATGACGACCAGGCGACCGCCGCCGTCCAGAAGATTTTGGACAAGCGCAAGCCGAAGCAGGCCGCGCCCCCCGTGACGGCGAAGGGGTTCGTGGTGCGCCGCAAGGTGGGCCCCCCCGCCGGCGCGTCGGGTGACGCGGGCATGGAGTCCCAGTCCGCCGATGCCGGGTACGAGGGTGTGCCCGAATCGGCGCCCGAGGCTCCGCCCCAGGCCGTCAGCCACACCATCGAAGCGGCCCCGCCGACCGTCGAGGAGCCCCCTCGCCACGTCGAGCCGCCCGCGCCCGCCGTCGAGTCGGCTCCCGCCCCTGTGGCGGAGTCGGCCCCCGTCGCCGCCGCGCCCGTGACCCCGCCCGCCTCCACGGTGGCCGAGTCGCCCGCGCCCGTCGCACCCCCTGTCGCAGCCGAGGCCCCCAAGGCCCCGGTCGAGGCGCCTCGCGCGCCTGTCGCCCCTCCCGCTGCCGCCGCGCAGCCTCGTCCCCCTTCTCAGGAGAGTACCCACTTGCCCCAACCCCCTCCGCGCTCGCCGGTTCCGCCGACTGTCCGGACGCCTTCTTCCCCGTCTTCGTCCGCGACCGTCGTGTCCCGAGGCCCCGCGCCGGGCTACGGGCAGCGGAGCGGTCCTCCGGGCAATCGCCCGGGTGGCCCCGGTGGTCCGGGTGGACGTCCCGGTGGTCCGGGCGGTCCGGGTGGACGTCCCGGTGGTCCGGGCGGTCCGGGTGGCGGGCGTCCGGGTGGTCCTGGCGGCCAGGGTGGTCGTCCGGGCGGTCCGGGTGGGCGTCCGAGCTATCCGTCGTACCAGGGCCAGGGCGCGCGTCCCGGCCAGGGTCCGGTGCGGCCCAGCACGTCTCCGTCCGCGCAGGCCTCGGCCGGCGGCACTGCGGCGCCGCAGGGTCCCACCATCATGGTGGGCGGTGTTCCCCACGCGCAGGTGACCCCCACGGGTGGCCAGGCGCGGCCCACGGCCACGCAGGCCGTCGTCATCTCGCGCCCGCTCATCCAGGTGCGGCGCGTGACGCCCACTGCGGGTCAGGCCAAGCAGTACCCCATGGCGCCGGGCCGCGCGGGCATCCCCGAGCGGCGTGAGTACAAGGTGGTCCCGGACCACCTGGGCCGTGGCCGCGAGCTGGTGGACGTCTCCAAGAACAAGGAGCGTGGCCAGCGCAAGCGCACCAGTGGCGATACGACCAGCGTGTCCAAGCAGGAACTGACGGACATGGTCTGGGGCCGCGTCACCATCCCCATCCGTGGCAAGAAGCGCAAGCCCACGAAGAAGGGCGCCAAGACGCAGATCACCCAGATGGCCGAGGAGAAGAAGGTCATCAAGCTGCAGGAGGGCATCTCGGTGTCCGACCTGGGCCAGCGCATGGGTGTGCGCACCCCGGAGATCATCAAGAAGCTGATGAGCCAGGGGAAGATGGCCACGGCGAACCAGATGGTGGACGCCGACACCGCGGAGCTCCTCGCCACCGACTACGGGTGGAAGGTCGTGCGCGTGGGCTTCGAGGTGGAGGACTACCTGCCCGAGGTGGAGGCCCGTCCCGAGGACGAGCGTCCGCGGCCGCCGGTCGTCACCATCATGGGCCACGTCGACCACGGCAAGACGAGCCTCCTGGACGCCATCCGCAGCGCCAACGTGGCGTCGGGCGAGGCGGGCGGCATCACCCAGCACATCGGCGCGTACAGCATCACCACCGCGCGCGGTGACGTCACCTTCCTGGATACCCCGGGTCACGAGGCCTTCACGTCCATGCGCGCCCGCGGCGCCAACGTGACGGACATCGTGGTGCTGGTGGTGGCCGCCGACGACGGCGTGATGCCGCAGACGGTGGAGGCCATCAAGCACGCGAAGGCGGCCGAGGTGCCCATCGTCGTCGCCATCAACAAGATGGACGTGCCGGGCGCCAACCCGGACCGCGTGAAGAAGGACCTGGCCAACCACGAGCTCACCCCGGAAGAGTGGGGCGGCGACACCATCATGGTGCCCGTGTCGGCCAAGACGAAGCAGAACCTGGACCTGCTGCTGGAGAACCTGGCGCTGCAGGCCGAGGTCCTCGAGCTCACGTCCAACCCGAACCGTCCGTCGGTCGGCGCCATCATCGAGGCCAAGCTGGACCGCGGCCGTGGCCCGGTGGCCACGGTGCTGGTGCAGGAGGGCACGCTCAAGCTGGGCGACGCCGTCGTCACCGGCTCGCACTACGGCCGGGTCCGCGCGATGAACAACAGCCGCGGCGAGCAGGTGAAGGAAGTCAAGCCGGGCTACTGCGCGGAGGTCATCGGCCTGTCCGGTGTCCCCAGCGCGGGCGACGCCATCAACGTGGTGGCGGACGAGAAGGCGGCCAAGCAGATCGCCGAGCACCGCAACATGAAGGAGCGGCAGACCGAGCTGTCCAAGGTCAGCCGCGAGTCCCTGGAGCAGCTGTTCGCCAAGACGAAGGCGGGCGGTGGACCCAAGGAGCTGCGCGTCGTCATCAAGGCGGACGTGCAGGGCTCGGCAGAGGCCGTCAAGCAGGCGGTCCAGAAGCTGTCCACGCACAAGGTCAAGGTGGAGATCGTCCACACGGGCGTGGGCGCCATCACCGAGGGCGACGTGATGCGGGCGGCCGCCTCCAAGGGCGTGGTGCTCGGCTTCAACGTGAACCCGGAGTCCGGCGCGGAGGCCGCGGCCAAGGCGCAGGAAGTCACCCTGCAGAGCTACTCCATCATCTACGAGCTCATCGACGGGGTGCGCTCGCAGATGGAGGGCCTGCTGGAGCCCATCCGCACGGAGAAGAAGCTGGGCCGCGCGGAGGTCCGCAACACCTTCAACGTCCCCCGCCTGGGCACCATCGCCGGCGCGGCGGTGCTGGATGGTGTGATGAAGCGCGGCGCCTTCGTTCGCCTCATGCGCGAGAACAAGCAGCTGTTCTCCGGCAAGATGGCGTCGCTGCGTCGCTTCAAGGACGACGTCAAGGAGGTCGCGCAGGGCTTCGAGTGCGGTATCGGCATCGAGAGCTTCAACGACCTCAAGGCCGGCGACATCATCGAGGCCTACGAGATCGAGGAGACCCGGCAGAGCCTCACCTAG
- a CDS encoding DUF503 domain-containing protein, whose protein sequence is MFVGVARLTLQIPESGSLKSKRQVLRRVMDRVKVRFNVAMAEVEDQDLWQKATLALSVVGNERRHVDEQLEKVIHFIEEMYVAPLMSRETEILAFGDQLFAGGPSQASSLGAKSARQVLDEEDEALSPEEAAAESEAAIARFLRGERASLAEAEGLGDWERRHDGDNDGGPGTGRPSPSGGGRMTLDEARARARALRNPRDWEKK, encoded by the coding sequence ATGTTCGTGGGTGTCGCACGTCTGACCCTCCAGATTCCGGAGAGCGGCTCGCTGAAGTCCAAGCGGCAGGTGCTCCGCCGGGTGATGGACCGGGTGAAGGTCCGCTTCAACGTGGCCATGGCGGAGGTGGAGGACCAGGACCTCTGGCAGAAGGCCACGCTCGCTCTGTCGGTGGTGGGCAACGAGCGCCGCCACGTGGACGAGCAGCTCGAGAAGGTCATCCACTTCATCGAGGAGATGTACGTCGCCCCGCTGATGTCGCGGGAGACGGAGATACTCGCCTTCGGAGACCAGCTCTTCGCGGGAGGCCCTTCGCAGGCCTCCTCGCTCGGGGCGAAGTCCGCGCGGCAGGTGTTGGACGAGGAGGACGAGGCGCTGTCTCCGGAGGAGGCGGCGGCCGAGTCGGAAGCGGCGATTGCCCGCTTCCTCAGGGGTGAGCGGGCTTCGTTGGCGGAAGCCGAGGGACTGGGAGATTGGGAGCGCCGTCATGACGGCGACAACGACGGTGGCCCCGGTACGGGCCGCCCGTCTCCGTCGGGCGGTGGACGGATGACGCTGGACGAGGCACGGGCTCGCGCCCGCGCCCTGCGCAACCCGCGAGACTGGGAGAAGAAATGA
- the rbfA gene encoding 30S ribosome-binding factor RbfA, with translation MTTHSRPERVGQEIQAALGALLARGELRDPRIGFITITGVKVSPDLRVARVFYSMMGTAEERSETQKGLEAAKGFVRRAVTEAVNLRVSPEVFFSFDESVGEGDKIDRLLREVRSKEGW, from the coding sequence ATGACGACGCATTCCCGACCTGAGCGAGTGGGGCAGGAAATCCAGGCGGCGCTGGGGGCCTTGCTGGCCCGCGGCGAGCTGCGCGACCCCCGCATCGGCTTCATCACGATTACGGGCGTGAAGGTCTCCCCGGACCTGCGCGTGGCCCGTGTCTTCTATTCGATGATGGGCACGGCGGAGGAGCGCTCCGAGACGCAGAAGGGGCTGGAGGCGGCCAAGGGCTTCGTGCGCCGCGCCGTCACCGAGGCCGTCAACCTGCGGGTGTCGCCCGAGGTCTTCTTCTCGTTCGACGAGTCCGTCGGCGAGGGGGACAAGATCGACCGTCTGCTGCGCGAGGTCCGGAGCAAGGAAGGCTGGTAG
- the truB gene encoding tRNA pseudouridine(55) synthase TruB, with amino-acid sequence MDGVLVIDKPTGPTSFDVVRQVRSLLKLKKVGHTGTLDPMATGVLPLCLGEATKVAGFITEGDKAYDATVRLGAETDTQDAEGQVTARAPVPALTPALLEAALARFRGPFEQVPPMYSAVKVAGKRLYELARAGEEVERAARQVTVYELVLRDFSADRLHLSVRCSKGFFVRTLAFDLGRALGCGAHLEALRRTSSGPFTLARALPLTDVASLAKEGLLAQRLVSLSDALVDMPEVRVNADEARRVSHGVPVEVPASLKPGRVRVMGPDGALLAVAEGVAGRLRYLRVLV; translated from the coding sequence ATGGACGGCGTCCTCGTCATCGACAAGCCCACAGGCCCCACGTCTTTCGACGTGGTGCGGCAGGTGCGTTCGCTGCTCAAGCTGAAGAAGGTGGGCCACACGGGGACATTGGACCCCATGGCCACCGGGGTGCTGCCCCTGTGTCTGGGGGAGGCCACCAAGGTGGCGGGCTTCATCACCGAGGGCGACAAGGCCTACGACGCCACGGTGCGGCTGGGCGCGGAGACGGACACCCAGGACGCCGAAGGCCAGGTGACGGCCCGGGCGCCGGTGCCCGCGCTGACGCCCGCGCTGCTGGAGGCCGCGCTCGCGCGCTTCCGGGGGCCCTTCGAGCAGGTGCCGCCCATGTATTCGGCGGTGAAGGTGGCCGGCAAGCGGCTGTACGAGCTGGCCCGCGCGGGTGAGGAGGTGGAGCGCGCCGCGCGGCAGGTGACGGTGTACGAGCTGGTGCTGCGCGACTTCTCCGCGGACCGGCTCCACTTGTCCGTGCGCTGCTCCAAGGGCTTCTTCGTGCGCACCCTGGCCTTCGATCTGGGCCGCGCGCTGGGCTGCGGTGCGCACCTGGAAGCGCTGCGTCGCACCTCCAGTGGCCCCTTCACGCTGGCGCGGGCGCTGCCCCTGACGGACGTGGCGTCCCTGGCGAAGGAGGGCCTCCTGGCCCAGCGGCTGGTGTCGCTCTCCGACGCGCTGGTGGACATGCCCGAGGTGCGGGTGAACGCGGACGAGGCGCGCCGTGTCTCCCACGGCGTCCCGGTGGAGGTCCCCGCCTCGCTCAAGCCCGGGCGCGTGCGGGTGATGGGCCCGGACGGTGCGCTGCTCGCCGTGGCCGAGGGCGTGGCCGGCCGGCTTCGCTACCTGCGGGTGCTCGTCTAG
- the rpsO gene encoding 30S ribosomal protein S15, whose protein sequence is MSLHQERKSELVTKFRTHESDTGSPEVQVALLSERINMLTEHFKTHKKDHHSRRGLLKLVGQRRRLLDYLKSKDVTRYKKLIEGLGIRK, encoded by the coding sequence ATGTCGCTGCATCAGGAGCGCAAGTCGGAGCTGGTGACGAAGTTCAGGACCCACGAGTCTGACACGGGGTCCCCCGAGGTGCAGGTGGCGCTGCTGTCCGAGCGCATCAACATGCTCACCGAGCACTTCAAGACGCACAAGAAGGACCACCACTCCCGCCGCGGTCTGCTGAAGCTGGTCGGTCAGCGTCGTCGGCTTCTGGACTACCTGAAGTCGAAGGACGTCACCCGGTACAAGAAGCTCATCGAGGGCCTCGGCATCCGCAAGTAG
- the pnp gene encoding polyribonucleotide nucleotidyltransferase, which translates to MLKKSVKIGESELSIETGRLAKQADGSVVVRYGDTMLLVTAVSAREKKDIDFLPLTVEYQEKLYSAGRIPGSYFKREGRLTEKETLASRIVDRSMRPLFPEGYAYETQIIASVVSADPENEGDVHGITGASAALWVSDIPFDGPLAGIRVGRVGGQLVANPTAKQREQSDLDLVMAVSRKAIVMVEGGAEEVSEPDMVAALEFGFQSAQPALDLQDELRRALNKQVRSFDKPASVDEGLRGKVRELAMDGIKAGYAIKEKGARYESLSKTKKETLAKLKEQLAEAYTPLVEKHAKQVVEDLKYEHMREMTVNGGRIGDRGHDVVRTITCEVGVLPRTHGSAVFTRGETQALVVATLGTSDDEQRLEMLGGMSFKRFMLHYNFPPFSVNETKPLRGPGRREIGHGALAERALRNMVPKSESFPYTVRLVSDILESNGSSSMASVCGGTLALMDAGVPIKSPVAGIAMGLVKEGEKIAILSDILGDEDHLGDMDFKVCGTTKGITSIQMDIKITGLTTEIMSRALEQARQGRIHILEEMLKTLAQPRKEISQYAPRITTIQIRPEFIKNVIGPGGKVIKDIIARTGAAINIEDSGRVDIASANGEAVKAAIAMIQALTREAEIGKIYTGTVRKIAEFGAFVELFPGTDGLIHISELSDKRVKSVSDVLKEGDEVLVKVVSIDKTGKIRLSRKEAMAERAAAQQGAADAVAAQPSPEATQPNAKA; encoded by the coding sequence ATGTTGAAGAAGAGCGTCAAGATTGGCGAGAGCGAGCTGAGCATCGAGACGGGCCGTCTGGCCAAGCAGGCCGATGGTTCCGTGGTGGTCCGCTATGGCGACACCATGCTGCTCGTGACGGCGGTGAGTGCGCGGGAGAAGAAGGACATCGACTTCCTGCCGCTGACGGTGGAGTACCAGGAGAAGCTGTACTCGGCGGGTCGCATCCCCGGCAGCTACTTCAAGCGCGAGGGCCGGCTGACGGAGAAGGAGACGCTGGCCAGCCGCATCGTGGACCGCTCCATGCGTCCGCTGTTCCCGGAAGGCTACGCGTACGAGACGCAGATCATCGCCAGCGTCGTCTCCGCGGACCCGGAGAACGAGGGTGACGTGCACGGCATCACCGGCGCCTCCGCGGCGTTGTGGGTGTCGGACATCCCGTTCGATGGCCCCCTCGCCGGCATCCGCGTGGGCCGCGTGGGCGGTCAGCTGGTGGCCAACCCCACCGCGAAGCAGCGTGAGCAGAGTGACCTGGACCTGGTCATGGCGGTCAGCCGCAAGGCCATCGTCATGGTGGAGGGTGGCGCGGAGGAGGTCTCCGAGCCCGACATGGTCGCCGCGCTGGAGTTCGGCTTCCAGTCCGCCCAGCCCGCGCTGGACCTGCAGGACGAGCTGCGCCGCGCGCTGAACAAGCAGGTGCGCTCGTTCGACAAGCCGGCCTCCGTGGACGAGGGCCTGCGCGGCAAGGTGCGCGAGCTGGCGATGGACGGCATCAAGGCCGGCTACGCCATCAAGGAGAAGGGCGCGCGCTACGAGTCGCTCTCCAAGACGAAGAAGGAGACGCTCGCCAAGCTGAAGGAGCAGCTCGCGGAGGCCTACACGCCGCTGGTGGAGAAGCACGCCAAGCAGGTGGTGGAAGACCTCAAGTACGAGCACATGCGCGAGATGACGGTCAACGGTGGCCGCATCGGCGACCGTGGCCACGACGTGGTCCGCACGATTACGTGCGAGGTGGGCGTGCTCCCGCGCACCCACGGCAGCGCGGTGTTCACCCGCGGCGAGACGCAGGCGCTCGTGGTGGCGACGCTGGGCACCAGCGACGACGAGCAGCGCCTGGAGATGCTCGGAGGCATGTCCTTCAAGCGCTTCATGCTGCACTACAACTTCCCCCCGTTCAGCGTGAACGAGACCAAGCCGCTGCGCGGTCCGGGCCGTCGTGAAATCGGCCACGGCGCGCTGGCCGAGCGCGCTCTGCGCAACATGGTGCCCAAGAGCGAGTCGTTCCCGTACACGGTGCGCCTGGTCTCGGACATCCTCGAGTCCAACGGCTCTTCGTCCATGGCCTCGGTGTGCGGTGGCACGCTGGCGCTGATGGACGCGGGCGTCCCCATCAAGTCGCCGGTGGCCGGCATCGCCATGGGCCTGGTGAAGGAGGGCGAGAAGATCGCCATCCTGTCCGACATCCTCGGTGACGAGGACCACCTGGGCGACATGGACTTCAAGGTGTGCGGCACCACCAAGGGCATCACCTCCATCCAGATGGACATCAAGATCACCGGTCTCACCACGGAGATCATGAGCCGCGCGCTGGAGCAGGCGCGTCAGGGCCGCATCCACATCCTGGAGGAGATGCTCAAGACGCTGGCGCAGCCGCGCAAGGAGATCAGCCAGTACGCTCCTCGCATCACGACCATCCAGATTCGTCCCGAGTTCATCAAGAACGTCATCGGGCCGGGCGGCAAGGTCATCAAGGACATCATCGCGCGCACCGGCGCGGCGATTAACATCGAGGACTCCGGCCGGGTGGACATCGCCAGCGCGAACGGCGAGGCCGTGAAGGCCGCCATCGCGATGATCCAGGCGCTGACCCGCGAGGCGGAGATCGGGAAGATCTACACGGGCACCGTGCGGAAGATCGCCGAGTTCGGCGCCTTCGTGGAGCTGTTCCCGGGCACCGACGGCCTCATCCACATCTCCGAGCTGTCCGACAAGCGCGTCAAGAGCGTCTCCGACGTGCTGAAGGAGGGCGACGAGGTGCTGGTGAAGGTCGTCAGCATCGACAAGACGGGCAAGATCCGCCTGTCGCGCAAGGAGGCGATGGCGGAGCGCGCGGCGGCCCAGCAGGGCGCGGCCGACGCGGTCGCCGCCCAGCCGTCTCCCGAGGCCACGCAGCCCAACGCCAAGGCGTGA
- a CDS encoding M23 family metallopeptidase, with amino-acid sequence MFPRQARGLLDFVMAVLCVWTAYHHTPAGALVRKASAWAFSTKSTARPLLAYYDGVTGTSLAAPVLAPEISIVRPLTDAEALAWGTHLALKGLDARAREPSAALAQELGIPMTTLLDPVEGPRAARRLHAALAGDFPLEEARLAALFVGRVPARYAVERVAAEGSTPTLEALNRQLPPGFEGASVGAAQALALSTTFGLGWPVYESARVTSPFGERHHPVLGTRKMHTGVDLGVPVGTEVLAVAEAVVRRASEDAVNGRVLVLDHGRGVTTAYCHNSELLVRVGEKVTRGQLIARSGNTGRSTGPHLHYQLELASRPMDPLKFRATVRAMSQDTAP; translated from the coding sequence ATGTTTCCGCGCCAGGCCCGAGGACTGCTGGACTTCGTGATGGCGGTGCTGTGCGTATGGACGGCGTACCACCACACGCCCGCGGGCGCGCTGGTGCGCAAGGCCTCCGCGTGGGCCTTCTCCACGAAGAGCACCGCCCGCCCGCTGCTCGCGTACTACGACGGCGTGACGGGCACCTCGCTGGCGGCGCCCGTGCTCGCGCCCGAAATCTCCATCGTGCGCCCGCTGACGGACGCCGAGGCCCTGGCGTGGGGCACGCACCTGGCGCTGAAGGGCCTGGATGCGCGGGCGCGCGAGCCCTCGGCGGCGCTGGCCCAGGAACTGGGCATCCCGATGACGACGCTGTTGGACCCGGTGGAGGGCCCTCGCGCCGCGCGCAGGCTGCACGCGGCGCTGGCGGGGGACTTCCCCCTGGAGGAGGCGCGGCTCGCCGCCCTCTTCGTCGGCCGCGTCCCCGCGCGCTATGCCGTGGAGCGCGTGGCGGCGGAGGGGAGCACTCCGACGCTGGAGGCGCTGAACCGTCAGTTGCCGCCGGGCTTCGAGGGTGCGTCCGTCGGCGCGGCGCAGGCGCTCGCTCTGTCCACGACGTTCGGCCTGGGCTGGCCCGTGTACGAGAGCGCCCGCGTGACGAGCCCCTTCGGCGAGCGCCACCACCCGGTGCTGGGCACCCGGAAGATGCACACGGGCGTGGACCTGGGCGTGCCCGTCGGCACGGAGGTCTTGGCGGTGGCCGAGGCCGTGGTGCGGCGGGCGAGCGAGGACGCGGTGAACGGCCGCGTCCTCGTCCTGGACCACGGGCGCGGCGTGACGACGGCGTACTGCCACAACTCGGAGCTGCTGGTGCGGGTGGGCGAGAAGGTGACGCGGGGGCAGCTCATCGCCCGCTCCGGCAACACCGGGCGCTCCACCGGGCCTCATCTGCACTATCAGCTCGAGCTGGCCTCCCGGCCCATGGACCCGCTCAAGTTCCGCGCCACGGTGCGCGCCATGTCCCAGGACACCGCGCCCTGA